A part of Periophthalmus magnuspinnatus isolate fPerMag1 chromosome 19, fPerMag1.2.pri, whole genome shotgun sequence genomic DNA contains:
- the LOC117386929 gene encoding serine-rich coiled-coil domain-containing protein 2-like isoform X4, with translation MSAPPPAAMPTAVMTTAPVSRLPKFTASSTRLTKPALTPKNSSNNTSAPTAAANANANANADMGQAASVNNGHSVSSTTSRLSNGFYHHSVITSGVKTSLVNGNGKQNGFIRTPTNFTAKWRKENVEDATADFEYKSGKNANCKKSPNNFTGKTRVLTPNAVSTPKVIPKSGNAKVTQKSTLNCLAKKQNGSSLPKSRSASPLEVKKQVAGRSHSSDSIGAAQNGTLTTRDKIRSRSLTQVQRQPSPTGTNPVGKSRAYSTNRAERKTGSATASMLPTAMVKKPLVPRQNGGGTFKIRAGIFKEPGPIRVKNEPKRNQRRNSVETPSDPGSSPEAPDSRGPSSEHGSQNEVSMLGETLEDMSLSSTSSLDHHDASQEYMDDFDNLGNGGVGMLLTSCAQNDDEDSGLDRSRFHDDEERVGVNGVSTATELCFLDDGLDWNHIRLAGDRDHPLRRLSRRRRSSQPDYNSQCGSSLDLSPSDSCGSGGTFLWDEEVEPLGGTVPIPAQPPVQASVQVSARINSGLQNGFHQNQVETKPGQDLTDSLHVGSLHSDISSIDVLNDLESCDLDDDDLMLDVDFPEEHSLTSDGGSHMAEWRRRQLCWGTTDSEFHTDKVSVEQQSKRKDSELSLDLCLTSLKKPSLGVDVEELVEDCSAVRSQLEYLQKLLLQVRDDADEDTLTTDTLSPETDSSSDGTETQVEVLLQEVLQLREEVRSRDQTIAQLSQQLSAVAEVSSRCRCQNVDTAEVQTQTREKETESTGSQTPWNTAPPPLLFLSPPWQYQRSSPFRPRTKPGLNQEYAHKPCDTSARSEPPGPTDQQQLRPIRKPL, from the exons ATGTCTGCCCCGCCTCCCGCCGCCATGCCGACCGCCGTCATGACGACCGCGCCAGTGTCTAGGCTGCCGAAGTTCACCGCATCCTCGACGCGGCTAACGAAACCGGCGCTAACTCCCAAAAACTCATCCAATAATACATCTGctcctactgctgctgctaatgctaatgctaatgctaacgccgACATGGGTCAAGCTGCCTCTGTAAACAATGGACATTCTGTTAGCTCCACGACTAGCCGCCTTAGCAATGGATTCTACCACCATTCGGTAATAACTTCAGGAGTTAAAACCAGTTTGGTCAACGGTAACGGCAAACAAAATGGTTTCATACGAACGCCGACCAACTTTACCGCAAAATGGCGTAAGGAAAACGTGGAAGACGCGACTGCCGACTTCGAATACAAGTCAGGGAAGAACGCTAACTGTAAGAAATCTCCGAATAATTTCACTGGAAAGACTCGAGTTTTGACTCCAAATGCAGTTTCAACCCCAAAAGTTATTCCCAAATCAGGAAACGCAAAAGTTACTCAGAAGTCGACGCTGAATTGTTTGGCAAAAAAGCAAAATGGTAGTAGTTTGCCCAAATCCCGAAGCGCATCGCCGCTGGAGGTTAAGAAACAGGTCGCAGGAAGGTCCCATTCCAGTGACAGCATTGGAGCGGCGCAAAACGGTACGCTAACGACAAGAGATAAGATAAGATCGAGAAGTTTAACACAAGTGCAGAGACAGCCATCACCCACCGGTACGAATCCGGTGGGGAAAAGCAGAGCGTATTCAACAAACAGGGCGGagaggaaaacaggaagtgcaacAGCGTCAATGCTGCCGACGGCGATGGTAAAGAAGCCGCTGGTGCCGAGACAAAATGGAGGAGGGACTTTCAAAATAAGAGCGGGGATTTTCAAAGAGCCAGGACCGATCCGAGTGAAGAATGAACCAAAAAGGAATCAGAGGAGGAATTCTGTGGAGACGCCATCGGATCCAg GCAGCTCTCCAGAGGCTCCGGACTCCAGGGGCCCCTCGTCGGAGCATGGATCCCAGAATGAGGTGTCGATGCTGGGGGAGACTCTGGAGGACATGTCCCTGTCCTCCACCTCATCTCTGGATCATCACGATGCCAGCCAAGAGTACATGGACGACTTTGACAACCTGG GTAACGGCGGTGTGGGGATGCTCCTGACCTCCTGCGCTCAGAACGACGACGAGGACTCGGGTCTGGACCGATCCCGTTTCCACGACGACGAGGAGAGGGTGGGTGTCAACGGGGTCTCCACGGCGACGGAGCTGTGTTTCCTCGACGACGGGCTGGACTGGAATCACATCCGACTTGCAGGAG acaGAGACCACCCCCTGAGGAGACTCTCTCGGAGGAGGAGGTCCAGCCAACCAGACTACAACAGCCAG TGCGGTTCTTCTCTGGACCTCTCTCCGTCCGACAGCTGTGGCTCTGGGGGCACGTTTCTCTGGGACGAGGAGGTGGAGCCACTAGGGGGCACTGTCCCGATCCCGGCTCAGCCCCCGGTCCAGGCCTCGGTCCAGGTCTCAGCCCGGATTAACTCTGGACTCCAAAACGGGTTCCATCAAAACCAGGTCGAGACCAAACCAGGCCAAGACCTGACTGACTCGCTCCATGTGGGGAGTCTGCACTCGGACATCAGTAGCATC GATGTTTTAAACGACctggagtcatgtgacctggatGACGATGACCTGATGTTGGACGTGGACTTCCCTGAGGAGCACTCCCTCACCAGCG ATGGTGGGTCTCACATGGccgagtggaggaggaggcagctGTGTTGGGGAacgacagacag CGAGTTTCACACAGACAAAGTGAGTGTGGAGCAGCAGAGCAAGAGGAAAGACTCTGAGCTGAGCTTGGACCTGTGCCTCACCAG TCTGAAGAAACCCAGTTTGGGTGTGGATGTGGAAGAGCTGGTGGAGGACTGCTCTGCTGTCAGATCTCAACTGGAATATCTACAGAAACTACTCCTACAGGTCAGA gACGATGCAGATGAAGACACTCTGACCACAGACACTCTGAGTCCAGAGACAGACTCCTCCTCAGATGGGACAGAGACCCAG GTGGAGGTGCtgctacaggaagtgcttcagcTCCGAGAGGAAGTGAGAAGTCGAGACCAAACCATCGCTCAACTCTCACAACAACTG AGCGCAGTAGCAGAAGTGTCCAGCAGATGTCGCTGTCAGAACGTGGACACGGCAGAGGTTCAGACTCAgaccagagagaaagagacagagagcacCGGGTCACAGACGCCGTGGAACACG gctcctcctcctctcctcttcctctctcctccctggcagTACCAGAGATCCAGCCCCTTTagaccaagaactaaaccaggactaaaccaggagtacgCCCACAAAC CCTGCGATACTTCAGCCCGATCAGAGCCGCCAGGACCCACTGATCAACAACAGCTCCGTCCAATCAGGAAGCCCCTCTGA